Proteins co-encoded in one Euleptes europaea isolate rEulEur1 chromosome 1, rEulEur1.hap1, whole genome shotgun sequence genomic window:
- the LOC130483049 gene encoding retinol dehydrogenase 16-like — translation MWLFLAALLGLYFLRRWYRERQTVENLTEKYVFITGCDSGFGNLLARQLDLKGMRVLAGCLTQKGAEELEKATSDRLKTTILDVTRTEGVAAAAEWVKGCVGDKGLWGLVNNAGIGGLVGPNAFMIKDDFAKVINVNLLGLIDVTLQMLPLVKRARGRVVNVGSILGRLALTGGGYCPSKFGVEAFSDSLRLELHAFEVQVIVIEPGMFKTAIVDVEPLLKNRWGQVPPDVKESYGEQFVKRYCKLINTSFQKYGNDNLSPVTNCIEHALKSCYPRFRYSAGWDAKYFHIPASYLPSCVVDFGLGCILPKPSHAM, via the exons ATGTGGTTATTCTTGGCTGCCTTGCTGGGCCTCTACTTCCTTCGCCGGTGGTACCGGGAGAGACAGACAGTGGAGAACCTGACCGAGAAGTATGTTTTCATCACCGGCTGCGACTCTGGCTTTGGGAACCTGCTTGCCAGGCAGCTGGATCTGAAGGGCATGAGGGTCTTAGCAGGATGTCTCACCCAGAAGGGGGCTGAAGAGCTGGAGAAGGCCACGTCCGACCGCTTGAAGACCACCATCCTGGATGTCACCCGTACAGAGGGTGTTGCTGCAGCAGCTGAGTGGGTGAAAGGATGCGTGGGGGACAAAG GACTCTGGGGCTTGGTAAACAATGCAGGCATCGGGGGATTAGTAGGACCCAATGCATTCATGATAAAGGATGACTTTGCAAAGGTGATAAATGTCAACCTGCTTGGCTTAATTGATGTGACGCTGCAGATGCTGCCCCTGGTGAAAAGAGCCAGAGGAAGAGTGGTCAACGTGGGCAGTATTTTGGGAAGACTAGCCCTCACTGGAGGGGGTTACTGTCCATCCAAGTTTGGTGTAGAAGCCTTCTCGGACAGTCTCAG GCTAGAGTTACATGCTTTTGAGGTCCAAGTCATTGTTATTGAGCCTGGTATGTTCAAGACTGCAATCGTAGATGTAGAGCCCCTCCTGAAGAATAGGTGGGGACAGGTGCCTCCTGATGTGAAAGAATCTTATGGGGAGCAGTTCGTCAAGCGCT ATTGCAAACTAATCAACACCTCCTTCCAGAAGTACGGAAATGATAACCTTTCCCCAGTCACTAACTGCATCGAACATGCTCTGAAATCCTGCTACCCTCGTTTTCGGTATTCTGCAGGCTGGGATGCCAAATACTTTCATATTCCTGCCTCCTATTTGCCAAGTTGTGTGGTTGACTTTGGTTTGGGCTGTATACTGCCTAAACCATCACATGCTATGTAG
- the LOC130481745 gene encoding 17-beta-hydroxysteroid dehydrogenase type 6-like → MWFFLAALLGLYFLRRWYRERQIVENLTKKYVFITGCDSGFGNLLARQLDLKGMRVLAGCLTQKGAEELEKATSDRLKTTILDVTRTESVAAAAEWVKGCVGDKGLWGVVNNAGIGTPSCNEWLTKEDFMKIINVNLLGMIDVTLQMLPLVKRARGRVVNVASVMGRLASFGGGYCPSKFGVEAFSDSLRREMHSFGVHVSIVEPGAFATPLTRTLEDGLKDVWNRMPSDLKVQYGQQYFETCENMLELIQSANKNLYLVTDSIEHALTSCHPRTRYSAGWDAKLFYLPVSYLPASVADSILTRNLPKPAQGI, encoded by the exons ATGTGGTTCTTCTTGGCTGCCTTGCTGGGCCTCTACTTCCTTCGACGATGGTACCGGGAGAGACAGATTGTGGAGAACCTGACAAAGAAGTATGTCTTCATCACTGGTTGTGACTCTGGCTTTGGGAACCTGCTTGCCAGGCAGCTGGATCTGAAGGGCATGAGGGTCTTAGCAGGATGCCTCACCCAGAAGGGGGCTGAAGAGCTTGAGAAGGCCACATCTGACCGCTTGAAGACCACCATCCTCGATGTCACCCGCACAGAGAGTGTTGCAGCTGCAGCTGAGTGGGTGAAAGGATGTGTGGGGGACAAAG GTCTCTGGGGAGTAGTAAACAATGCAGGTATAGGTACACCGAGCTGCAATGAGTGGCTGACTAAGGAAGACTTCATGAAAATCATAAATGTCAACTTGCTTGGGATGATTGACGTGACACTGCAGATGTTGCCCCTGGTGAAGAGAGCCAGAGGAAGAGTGGTCAACGTGGCCAGTGTGATGGGAAGACTGGCGAGCTTTGGGGGAGGCTACTGCCCATCCAAGTTTGGTGTGGAAGCGTTCTCTGACAGTCTGAG GCGAGAGATGCATTCTTTTGGAGTCCATGTCAGCATTGTTGAGCCTGGCGCTTTTGCTACACCCCTTACACGCACCTTAGAAGATGGCCTCAAGGATGTGTGGAATCGGATGCCTTCCGACCTCAAAGTACAATATGGGCAGCAGTATTTTGAGACCTGTGA AAATATGCTAGAACTCATCCAATCAGCAAACAAGAATCTCTACTTGGTCACTGATTCCATAGAACATGCTTTGACATCCTGCCATCCTCGCACTCGTTACTCTGCAGGGTGGGATGCTAAGCTCTTCTACCTTCCTGTCTCCTACTTACCAGCTTCAGTAGCGGACTCTATATTGACCCGCAATCTGCCCAAGCCAGCACAGGGGATATAG